A region from the Triticum aestivum cultivar Chinese Spring chromosome 3D, IWGSC CS RefSeq v2.1, whole genome shotgun sequence genome encodes:
- the LOC123076632 gene encoding uncharacterized protein, producing MLDEKPVQIGQLADDGDGTNKAWTGKKRRRKHLPPSSSDAPATAHDHEGMEDTIQGGQDPISHATDMEGTIQAGQDYDLLLKTEPAQEESEQRFGPQFLLSKEDQAKDCQLLLANIQKEDDYPTDLPLYLTWEEHHKIKARLARYRIAHYKAVRPECAHELKEPQENTDDELHKEVYFQRLEDDEKFEWYIHRADTYNVELNDYQRIVPRNFLPGRSGNLYRYHDEYRSRYHTYKVDDVYVKYYAEISKKIKWIADFLHLDRKTKDWIEWDTRAWRQALRIATGFPHMTEKLAGYAYDEYITELEMDASLKDIDLLYFEIWRLVAKENRTYKEAVKEVYESGEFPIHKAVLHAELNGGHIFVTMQEMIYAVVLEGGIELTDEEKKARGVFRKLSFSMHKPLNMAQYAQKKVEIAKQLKLDNEDGFVPFRPFEF from the exons ATGTTGGACGAGAAGCCCGTCCAGATTGGCCAACTGGCCGATGATGGAGATGGAACAAACAAGGCGTGGACAGGGAAGAAGAGGCGCCGCAAGCACCTGCCCCCATCATCTTCCGATGCTCCTGCCACTGCCCACGACCATGAAGGCATGGAGGACACCATCCAAGGGGGCCAAGATCCGATTTCTCATGCCACAGACATGGAGGGCACCATCCAAGCGGGCCAAGATTATGATCTGCTGCTGAAAACAGAGCCGgcacaagaagaaagcgagcaGCGTTTTGGGCCGCAATTCCTTCTCAGCAAGGAAGACCAGGCCAAGGATTGTCAACTTTTGCTTGCCAATATTCAGAAGGAGGACGATTATCCTACTGACCTGCCACTTTATTTGACATGGGAGGAACACCACAAGATAAAAGCGCGCCTTGCACGCTATCGCATCGCTCATTACAAG GCTGTGAGGCCGGAGTGTGCACATGAGCTTAAGGAACCACAAGAAAACACTGATGATGAACTTCATAAGGAGGTGTACTTTCAGAGGTTAGAGGATGATGAAAAGTTTGAGTGGTACATCCATCGTGCTGACACCTACAATGTTGAGTTGAATGACTACCAACGGATTGTCCCTCGTAATTTC CTGCCTGGTAGAAGTGGAAACCTGTACCGCTATCACGATGAGTACCGCTCACGTTATCATACATATAAAGTTGATGATGTTTATGTCAAGTACTATGCAGAAATTTCAAAGAAAATCAAG TGGATTGCAGATTTTTTGCATCTGGATCGCAAGACTAAGGAT TGGATAGAATGGGATACTAGAGCATGGAGGCAAGCATTGAGGATTGCAACTGGCTTTCCCCATATGACTGAAAAATTAGCTGGTTATGCTTATGAC GAGTACATTACGGAGCTGGAAATGGATGCGTCCCTCAAGGACATAGATCTCCTCTATTTTGAGATCTGGAGGCTTGTCGCTAAAGAAAAT AGAACTTACAAAGAGGCTGTGAAGGAAGTTTATGAGTCTGGCGAGTTCCCTATACACAAAGCAGTACTACATGCTGAACTCAATGGGGGCCATATCTTTGTAACGATGCAAGAAATG ATCTACGCTGTTGTCCTGGAGGGTGGCATTGAACTGACT GACGAAGAGAAGAAAGCTAGGGGTGTGTTTAGGAAGTTATCTTTCAGCATG CATAAACCACTGAACATGGCTCAGTATGCTCAGAAGAAGGTGGAGATAGCAAAACAGTTGAAGCTGGACAATGAG GATGGATTTGTTCCTTTTAGACCCTTTGAGTTCTGA